One Aegilops tauschii subsp. strangulata cultivar AL8/78 chromosome 7, Aet v6.0, whole genome shotgun sequence genomic window carries:
- the LOC109759006 gene encoding uncharacterized protein, translated as MPPPLSFLHPPPNPPVLHPSPFHHRAPHRLSLRADPPLRAAAATAAAAENPYSAAPTAADVEMFRGGDGVWTARSPTVVVLWDLDNKPPRGPPFEAATSLREAASLLGRVDSVSAFANRHAFTHLPAWVSADRRERRALDRAERTGAAAPPVPYSCAVCGRRFPTRPDLARHFRQLHERERNKKLGRLRSLKGKKRQKFRERYISNNTKYQDAARELLTPKVGYGLDSELRRAGVHVRTVPDKPQAADQALKRQVKHAIACGVDWVVLVSDDSDFTDTVRNARAAALRMVVVGDGCRALGKVADIWLPWDSVQNGEVDEEMMRSGKVPEFRYEEHDEQYDDDEFIVDWDTNELDDVVDDIVTSRTKVFGSTTMSAFAEEDIVDGILGLRHKEDDMLWSSDDEDEDGYL; from the coding sequence ATGCCGCCGCCACTCTCCTTCCTCCACCCACCGCCCAACCCGCCAGTCCTCCACCCCTCCCCCTTCCACCACCGCGCCCCCCAccgcctctccctccgcgccgatCCCCCActccgagcggcggcggcgacggcggcagcgGCCGAGAACCCGTACTCGGCGGCGCCCACTGCGGCGGACGTCGAGATGTTCCGCGGCGGGGACGGCGTCTGGACGGCGCGGAGCCCGACGGTGGTGGTGCTGTGGGACCTCGACAACAAGCCCCCGCGCGGGCCGCCCTTCGAGGCGGCCACCTCCCTCCGCGAGGCGGCGTCCCTCCTCGGCCGCGTCGACTCCGTCTCCGCCTTCGCCAACCGCCACGCCTTCACCCACCTCCCCGCCTGGGTCTCCGCCGACCGCCGCGAGCGCCGCGCCCTCGACCGCGCCGAGCGCACgggcgccgccgccccgcccgtcCCCTACTCCTGCGCCGTCTGCGGCCGCCGCTTCCCCACCCGCCCCGACCTCGCCCGCCACTTCCGCCAGCTCCACGAGCGCGAGCGCAACAAGAAGCTCGGCCGCCTCCGCTCCCTCAAGGGCAAGAAGCGCCAGAAGTTCCGCGAGCGCTACATCTCCAACAACACCAAGTACCAGGACGCCGCGCGGGAGCTCCTCACCCCCAAGGTCGGCTACGGGCTCGATTCCGAGCTCCGGCGCGCCGGCGTCCATGTCCGCACCGTCCCTGACAAGCCGCAGGCTGCCGACCAGGCGCTCAAACGCCAGGTGAAGCACGCCATCGCCTGCGGCGTCGACTGGGTCGTGCTCGTCTCCGATGACTCCGACTTCACCGACACGGTGCGTAATGCACGCGCTGCCGCCCTGAGGATGGTCGTGGTTGGGGACGGGTGCCGCGCTCTCGGGAAGGTTGCTGATATCTGGCTGCCTTGGGACAGCGTGCAAAACGGGGAGGTTGATGAGGAGATGATGCGGAGTGGGAAGGTTCCAGAGTTTAGATACGAAGAGCACGATGAgcaatatgatgatgatgagtttaTAGTGGATTGGGATACGAATGAATTGGATGATGTTGTTGATGACATTGTTACAAGCAGGACCAAAGTTTTTGGTTCTACAACAATGTCTGCATTTGCCGAAGAGGACATTGTTGATGGTATATTGGGGCTTAGACATAAGGAGGATGACATGCTTTGGAGTAGCGACGACGAGGATGAGGACGGTTATTTGTGA
- the LOC109759044 gene encoding ethylene-responsive transcription factor RAP2-9 — MEREATVAFYPPAPAPQQQRPTAAQPLSARAPAGGVHAGRGGGGRQYRGVRMRKWGKWVAEIREPNKRSRIWLGSYATAVAAARAYDTAVFYLRGRSARLNFPDQLLDGTAPAAAPGDLTAAAIRKKAAEVGARVDALHSGGIGVGMGAPAAPPSPSQRRRAKNPDLNREPTPDTDDDE; from the coding sequence ATGGAGAGGGAAGCCACGGTCGCCTTCtacccgccggcgccggcgccgcagCAGCAGCGCCCCACGGCCGCGCAGCCGCTCTCGGCCCGCGCGCCTGCCGGCGGCGTCCACGCGGGCCGGGGAGGAGGGGGCAGGCAGTACCGCGGGGTGCGGATGCGCAAGTGGGGCAAGTGGGTGGCCGAGATCCGGGAGCCCAACAAGCGGTCGCGGATCTGGCTCGGCTCCTAcgccaccgccgtcgccgccgcgcgcGCCTACGACACCGCCGTCTTCTACCTCCGCGGCCGCTCCGCGCGCCTCAACTTCCCCGACCAGCTCCTCGACGGCActgcccccgccgccgcgcccggggacctcaccgccgccgccatccGCAAGAAGGCCGCCGAGGTCGGCGCGCGCGTCGACGCGCTCCACTCCGGCGGCATCGGGGTCGGCATGGGCGCCCCTGCGGCACCGCCGTCGCCGTCCCAGCGCCGCAGGGCCAAGAACCCCGACCTCAACCGGGAGCCCACCCCCGACACCGACGACGACGAGTGA